Proteins from one Paenibacillus amylolyticus genomic window:
- a CDS encoding DUF1569 domain-containing protein, producing MKSIFDTMNAAEIKERMDQLSEKSVPEWGTMQVSQMLAHCSAFHDIPLGNAFPPRGLLGRLIGRFAKPMFYNDKPLPHNMSTIPTIIIDDQRQFIAEKEKLEQQINTFQQGASKKFSRHPHPFFGKLTAEQWGKGIYKHLDHHLKQFGV from the coding sequence GTGAAAAGTATATTTGATACGATGAATGCTGCTGAAATTAAAGAGCGCATGGATCAGCTTAGTGAAAAATCCGTCCCTGAATGGGGCACGATGCAGGTCTCTCAAATGCTGGCTCATTGTTCAGCATTTCATGATATCCCCTTAGGGAATGCTTTTCCACCTAGAGGATTACTTGGGAGACTTATCGGACGGTTCGCAAAACCAATGTTTTATAATGACAAGCCCTTGCCCCATAATATGTCTACGATCCCGACAATCATTATTGACGACCAACGACAGTTTATCGCAGAAAAAGAAAAGCTTGAGCAGCAGATTAATACCTTTCAGCAAGGTGCATCAAAAAAATTCTCCCGCCACCCCCATCCCTTCTTCGGAAAATTAACAGCCGAGCAATGGGGTAAAGGCATATACAAGCATTTAGATCATCATCTCAAGCAATTTGGAGTTTAG
- a CDS encoding HAD-IA family hydrolase — MGLCKPEIEIYQRVETFLAAGEEVLFIDDQEKNLHSAKLLGWKTLLADEEGDWVNEVESLLI; from the coding sequence GTGGGTTTATGCAAACCGGAGATTGAAATATACCAACGGGTTGAAACCTTTCTGGCAGCTGGAGAAGAGGTTCTATTTATAGATGATCAAGAGAAGAATTTACATTCTGCTAAGCTACTCGGTTGGAAGACTTTACTGGCTGACGAGGAAGGAGATTGGGTTAATGAAGTTGAGTCATTGCTAATTTAG